The proteins below are encoded in one region of Natronococcus sp. CG52:
- the lrp gene encoding HTH-type transcriptional regulator Lrp, giving the protein MTYEHLDTDLVNELLENGRASLRSLAEELDVSVTTVSNHLSDLEDEGVIQGYTPIVDYDAVGYDVTAVMQLKVEGNALSEITETLKDHQQMISVYEVTGDYDVIAIGKFEDTEDMNEQIKTLITDPDINQSNTSIVLNAVVENKQFQLETEEDS; this is encoded by the coding sequence ATGACCTACGAACATCTAGACACAGATCTGGTAAACGAACTGCTTGAGAACGGACGCGCAAGTCTTCGTAGCCTCGCCGAAGAGCTCGATGTCTCCGTTACCACCGTCTCCAACCACCTCTCCGATCTCGAGGACGAGGGGGTCATTCAGGGGTACACGCCAATCGTCGACTACGACGCCGTCGGATACGATGTAACTGCCGTCATGCAACTCAAAGTTGAAGGCAATGCACTCTCCGAAATCACGGAGACGTTGAAAGATCATCAGCAGATGATCTCCGTCTACGAGGTCACCGGCGACTACGACGTGATCGCGATCGGCAAGTTCGAAGATACTGAGGACATGAACGAGCAGATCAAGACCCTGATTACCGATCCCGACATCAATCAGTCGAATACCAGTATTGTTCTCAATGCCGTAGTCGAAAACAAGCAGTTCCAACTTGAAACCGAAGAAGACAGCTGA
- a CDS encoding helix-turn-helix domain-containing protein, which yields MPITVKSYAEHDKLALVPTLQSAADIEIEVITQANTDPDSNVFPFLIKYPDLDELETFLAGDPTVESYELVDEGENQHIYYIKHSDGTELLSPVVTRVNGFMLRAETKCRGWFIQLQLPDREALTTIWEYAKEQEMRFDIIEVYGRSGSETDVAYGLTDEQVEALKVAYESGYFCEPREMALSDVADEIDVSSTAMSGRLRRGMRNLISAALMDDEDID from the coding sequence ATGCCAATAACAGTAAAATCCTACGCAGAACACGACAAACTCGCCCTAGTCCCGACGCTACAGAGTGCGGCGGATATCGAGATCGAAGTGATTACGCAGGCGAACACCGATCCGGATTCCAACGTATTCCCGTTTCTCATCAAGTATCCCGATCTTGACGAACTCGAGACGTTTCTCGCGGGGGACCCGACGGTCGAGAGCTACGAACTCGTCGACGAAGGAGAGAACCAACACATCTACTACATCAAACATTCCGACGGTACTGAACTGCTGAGCCCCGTTGTGACGCGCGTGAACGGATTTATGCTTCGTGCGGAGACCAAATGTCGCGGATGGTTTATCCAACTCCAACTCCCGGACCGAGAGGCGCTCACCACAATCTGGGAGTACGCGAAAGAGCAGGAGATGCGTTTCGACATCATCGAAGTCTACGGACGGTCCGGAAGCGAAACTGACGTCGCGTACGGATTAACGGACGAGCAAGTCGAAGCGCTAAAAGTAGCATACGAGAGCGGCTACTTTTGCGAGCCACGGGAGATGGCGCTGAGCGACGTTGCCGACGAAATCGACGTTTCGTCAACCGCGATGAGCGGGCGGCTCCGGCGGGGAATGCGGAACCTGATCTCCGCGGCACTGATGGACGATGAGGATATCGATTGA
- a CDS encoding archaea-specific SMC-related protein: protein MTLTNYCQSPEDFHVELRNIGGISDGQMTISPGVTLLSGKNASNKSSFLRGLAGVLGGPIPPVKSDADSGTVSLRTGGDEYSLKISNRDGERVVTNADLVSERTDLCELFVALEETNPIRRSILADGDLYELLMRPVDTAEIEAEIERLKRRRNELDERRSELDRMEDRLPALRTRSENVRDELEEVESALRAKHDAIGAKETETGGDDVLDELKEKRSERETVRNRIQTQSEAIQSLGDELGEVVEQQDQLDPADSSTDVDSIETEIEQLHHQKQQLTTTINALSPIVEMNNQLLDDGKDIPDEMKSENVVAELDPRSRSITCWTCGNTVEREEIAEQVRTVQEILQEKRAQRETLSERIQELEDRKRQLERHRSERERLAEKERSIEEEIERREETVSRLRKRRSSLSDKIETLQADAEAAGEQDDELLDLYSEVSDLEYERGQFENELNGTEREIERIESELAEREVVAAERDSVANRLREQRDRIETLERDLVTTFNESMQRVLDMLDYENVERVWIERFAGSSDAPSETEFELHIVRSNEEGTAYEDTIDSLSKSEREVIGLVVAFAGYLTYDVASELPIIVVDAVEMLDASRIRGLLNYFDQHAEYVIAAVLPEEAAELEEAYPAVPTSSFTAES, encoded by the coding sequence ATGACACTAACCAACTATTGTCAAAGTCCAGAAGATTTTCACGTCGAGCTTCGAAATATCGGGGGTATCTCCGACGGACAGATGACCATTTCTCCCGGAGTAACGCTACTCTCCGGAAAAAACGCATCGAACAAGTCGTCGTTCCTTCGAGGACTGGCCGGCGTTCTCGGCGGACCAATCCCCCCAGTAAAGAGCGACGCCGATAGCGGTACCGTCTCTCTTCGGACGGGCGGCGACGAGTACTCCCTCAAGATTTCGAACCGAGACGGAGAACGGGTCGTCACGAACGCAGATCTGGTTTCCGAACGGACGGATCTCTGCGAACTGTTCGTCGCACTCGAAGAGACGAACCCCATCCGACGGAGTATCCTCGCGGACGGTGACCTGTACGAACTGTTGATGCGTCCCGTCGACACTGCGGAAATCGAGGCCGAGATCGAGCGACTCAAGCGACGGAGGAACGAACTCGACGAACGACGTTCCGAGTTGGATCGGATGGAAGATCGCCTGCCGGCGCTTCGCACGCGGTCGGAAAACGTTCGGGACGAACTGGAGGAGGTCGAGTCGGCACTCCGGGCAAAGCACGACGCGATCGGAGCGAAGGAAACGGAGACGGGAGGGGACGACGTGCTGGACGAACTCAAAGAGAAGCGCTCGGAACGCGAGACCGTCCGGAACCGGATCCAGACGCAGAGCGAGGCGATCCAGTCACTCGGGGACGAACTGGGGGAAGTGGTCGAGCAGCAGGACCAGCTTGACCCGGCCGATTCGTCGACCGACGTTGATTCGATCGAAACCGAGATCGAACAGCTACATCACCAGAAACAGCAGCTGACGACCACGATCAACGCGTTGAGTCCGATCGTCGAGATGAACAATCAGCTGTTGGATGACGGGAAAGACATCCCCGACGAGATGAAATCTGAGAACGTTGTCGCCGAACTTGATCCGAGGTCGCGGTCGATTACCTGCTGGACGTGTGGCAACACGGTCGAACGGGAAGAGATCGCCGAACAGGTTCGAACTGTCCAGGAGATCCTGCAGGAAAAACGCGCTCAGCGCGAGACGCTCTCCGAGCGCATCCAGGAACTCGAGGACCGCAAGCGTCAGCTCGAACGCCATCGAAGTGAACGTGAACGCCTCGCGGAAAAGGAGCGCTCGATAGAGGAGGAAATCGAGCGACGAGAGGAGACCGTATCTCGCCTTCGGAAACGGCGGTCGTCCCTGAGCGACAAGATCGAAACGCTCCAGGCGGACGCCGAGGCGGCCGGCGAGCAGGACGACGAGTTGCTCGACCTCTACAGCGAGGTCAGCGACCTCGAGTACGAACGAGGGCAGTTCGAGAACGAACTGAACGGAACCGAACGCGAGATCGAGCGGATCGAATCCGAACTCGCGGAACGTGAGGTGGTCGCAGCGGAGCGTGATTCGGTAGCAAATCGGCTCCGGGAGCAGCGGGACCGCATCGAAACGCTCGAGCGCGACCTCGTTACCACGTTCAATGAATCGATGCAACGGGTGCTCGACATGCTGGATTACGAGAACGTCGAACGGGTCTGGATCGAACGGTTCGCAGGAAGTAGCGACGCACCGTCAGAGACGGAGTTCGAACTTCACATCGTTCGCTCGAATGAGGAGGGCACCGCGTACGAAGATACGATCGATAGTCTGAGCAAGAGTGAGCGAGAAGTGATCGGTCTCGTCGTCGCTTTCGCAGGCTATCTCACCTACGACGTCGCGAGCGAGCTCCCGATCATCGTCGTCGACGCGGTCGAGATGCTCGACGCGAGTCGAATCCGCGGACTCCTGAACTACTTCGATCAGCACGCCGAGTACGTCATCGCGGCGGTGCTGCCGGAAGAAGCGGCGGAACTCGAGGAGGCGTACCCGGCGGTTCCAACGTCGTCGTTCACCGCCGAATCCTGA
- a CDS encoding HalOD1 output domain-containing protein yields MSSAIDAATSRTTHLHHEWDGDEWASDRIVQAIAKCENESPRELPPLSNSIRPEALDTAFESDDGSVCRAGCITFSYYGYTVLVQSTGQILIKKN; encoded by the coding sequence ATGAGCAGTGCAATAGACGCAGCAACTAGTCGAACGACGCACTTACACCACGAGTGGGACGGAGACGAGTGGGCGAGCGATCGGATCGTCCAAGCGATCGCGAAGTGCGAGAACGAATCGCCGCGAGAACTCCCGCCGCTGAGTAACAGTATCAGGCCGGAAGCGCTCGACACGGCGTTCGAGTCCGACGATGGGAGCGTCTGCAGGGCGGGGTGTATTACCTTCTCGTACTACGGGTACACCGTTCTCGTTCAGAGCACCGGGCAGATTCTCATCAAGAAAAACTAA
- a CDS encoding transcription initiation factor IIB: MQRPTGQRNLESETVVDESENERTCDECESRNLVTSEDQGELVCEDCGLISEVPNIDRGPEWRAFNHSERESKSRVGAPTTQTMHDKGLTTQIDWKDKDAYGRSLSADKQSQMNRLRKWQERIRTKDAGERNLQFALSEIDRMSSALGVPRSVREVASMTYRRALNEDLIRGRSIEGVATGCLYAACRQEEIPRSLEEVADVSRVKRKEIGRTYRYIAEELALEMKPVDPKEYVPRFCSELDSSETVQAKAREIIDVTAEQGLLSGKSPTGYAAAAIYAASLLCNEKRTQREVADVAQVTEVTIRNRYQEQIKAMGIH, translated from the coding sequence ATGCAGCGCCCCACTGGTCAGCGGAACTTGGAATCAGAGACTGTAGTGGATGAATCTGAGAATGAGCGCACGTGCGACGAATGTGAATCACGGAATCTCGTTACGAGCGAAGACCAGGGTGAACTCGTCTGTGAAGACTGTGGATTGATTAGCGAAGTACCGAACATCGATCGGGGACCAGAATGGCGAGCGTTCAATCACTCTGAACGCGAAAGCAAGTCCCGTGTAGGGGCGCCAACCACCCAGACGATGCACGATAAAGGGCTCACGACCCAAATCGACTGGAAGGACAAAGACGCCTACGGCCGGTCGCTGTCTGCGGACAAACAGAGTCAGATGAATCGCCTACGAAAGTGGCAAGAGCGTATCCGGACGAAAGATGCTGGCGAGCGGAATCTCCAGTTCGCGCTCAGTGAAATCGACCGGATGTCGAGCGCGCTCGGCGTTCCACGATCGGTTCGCGAGGTCGCGTCCATGACCTACCGACGGGCACTGAATGAAGACCTGATCCGTGGGCGCTCAATCGAGGGGGTCGCCACGGGCTGCCTGTATGCTGCCTGCCGCCAGGAGGAGATTCCGCGAAGCTTGGAAGAGGTTGCCGATGTCTCACGGGTCAAACGCAAAGAAATCGGACGGACATATCGGTATATCGCCGAAGAGCTCGCTCTCGAGATGAAGCCAGTTGATCCGAAAGAGTACGTTCCGCGATTTTGTTCCGAGCTCGACTCGAGTGAGACCGTCCAAGCCAAGGCGAGGGAAATTATCGATGTTACTGCGGAGCAAGGACTGTTGTCAGGGAAATCGCCAACAGGGTATGCGGCTGCGGCAATCTATGCTGCCTCATTGCTGTGTAACGAGAAGCGAACCCAACGCGAGGTTGCAGACGTCGCACAAGTTACTGAAGTCACCATCCGCAATCGATATCAGGAACAGATCAAAGCAATGGGAATTCACTGA
- a CDS encoding HalOD1 output domain-containing protein yields the protein MTETGTQKTNAVTTHSLDSETTPVVAVVSAVAEISGANPFELPPLNNVINAEALNDLVASERHSGLESVSFEYAGYDVVVTGSGDVKVTSTASSSH from the coding sequence ATGACCGAGACAGGTACCCAGAAGACGAATGCTGTGACAACACACTCCTTGGATTCTGAGACGACGCCTGTGGTCGCTGTTGTTTCTGCGGTCGCTGAGATTTCCGGTGCGAACCCGTTCGAGCTCCCGCCGCTCAACAACGTGATCAACGCAGAAGCGTTGAATGATCTGGTTGCCTCAGAACGCCACTCCGGTCTCGAGTCAGTTTCGTTCGAGTATGCGGGATACGATGTGGTTGTCACTGGAAGCGGTGACGTCAAAGTAACGTCGACAGCCTCTAGTAGCCACTGA
- the rdfA gene encoding rod-determining factor RdfA, giving the protein MGADETGADCKIDRISRKWNLENLDDRLLERRNAGASLRELETYYNQQILDAAMRDSGVEMLDGEVENLYHLLTDAETSAGTKVDVQSRLERNGLDPDTILSDFVSYQTVRTHLRDCLGIETHRNTEFDITDAKNTVFKLLSRTEAITERTIDRLRSAGHLSISEPEVTLSLRIACTKCGEEYQFTRLLDRGNCSCEKTNEPSNE; this is encoded by the coding sequence ATGGGAGCTGACGAAACCGGGGCGGATTGCAAGATCGACCGAATTTCTCGGAAGTGGAATCTCGAGAATCTAGACGACCGATTGCTCGAGCGACGAAACGCAGGCGCTAGTCTCAGAGAACTCGAAACATACTACAACCAACAGATACTCGACGCAGCGATGCGAGATTCCGGAGTCGAAATGCTAGACGGTGAGGTTGAGAATCTGTACCATCTTCTCACCGACGCGGAAACCAGCGCGGGGACGAAAGTGGATGTGCAATCCCGCCTCGAACGAAACGGGCTCGATCCGGATACGATTCTGAGCGATTTTGTGAGTTATCAGACAGTTCGAACACACCTGAGAGACTGTTTAGGGATTGAGACGCATCGAAACACAGAATTCGATATAACTGACGCGAAGAACACTGTCTTCAAACTGCTGTCTCGAACCGAGGCGATTACCGAGCGAACGATCGATCGACTCCGTTCCGCTGGTCACCTGTCGATCAGCGAACCAGAAGTGACGCTGAGCTTACGAATCGCGTGTACGAAGTGCGGTGAAGAGTATCAGTTCACGCGACTCCTAGATCGCGGCAATTGTTCGTGCGAGAAGACTAACGAGCCATCGAATGAATAA
- a CDS encoding aldehyde ferredoxin oxidoreductase family protein, with protein MSDIGGFQDHVARIDLENNDIAYEGINEEDAKKYIGARGLGVKYVFEQGPDVDPLGPDNLLAFMNGPLSGTQVTMSGRIAVCTKSPLTGTVTDSHHGGWSGARLKWAGFDGLLFEGEADEPVYAVVEDDEVELRDASHLWGSGVHETRDTIEEEVDGQYGKNLSMMAIGPAGENQVRYACIMNEDDRASGRGGTGCVMGSKNLKAIVVKSSTKMPQPADPETFQEGHQQAMKAITESDVTAPNEGGLSMYGTNVLMNITEEMDGHPTKNGRYTSGISYNENEENRPSDLDAENISGENVRENILVDEPTCHSCPVACKKEVEVDVMHKGEEMNVRMESFEYESAWALGTNSANDDRDRIAVMIDRCNDMGIDTIEVGNIMAMAMDATEKGHLDDLNDELEWGDSETMIEMIERIASRDDKLADLLAEGQKRVAEEIDAHDCRLDVKGQSIAAYDPRCMKGMGIGYATSNRGACHLRGYTPAAEILGIPEKVDPYEYEGKGELTAEFQDLHAISDSFDICKFNAFAEGIEEYVLQYNGMTGLDYSEEDLLECGERVYNLERYYNNLVGFDGDDDSLPEIFLEEGETPGQGASEGEYCELEKMKVEYYDHRGWVDGVVPDEKLDELEIEIGPGTGVSSDEGSAAVPSDD; from the coding sequence ATGAGTGACATTGGCGGCTTCCAAGATCACGTGGCGCGAATCGACCTCGAAAACAACGACATCGCGTACGAGGGAATCAACGAAGAGGATGCGAAGAAGTACATCGGCGCGCGCGGACTCGGGGTGAAGTACGTCTTCGAGCAAGGCCCGGACGTCGACCCGCTCGGTCCCGATAATCTGCTTGCGTTCATGAACGGGCCGCTGTCGGGGACGCAGGTGACGATGAGCGGACGAATCGCCGTCTGTACGAAATCGCCGCTGACCGGCACCGTCACCGACAGTCACCACGGCGGCTGGTCCGGTGCTCGGCTGAAGTGGGCCGGCTTCGACGGCCTACTGTTCGAAGGAGAGGCCGACGAGCCGGTTTACGCCGTTGTCGAAGATGACGAGGTCGAACTTCGGGACGCCTCCCACCTCTGGGGAAGCGGCGTCCACGAGACTCGCGATACGATCGAGGAGGAGGTTGACGGCCAGTACGGCAAGAATCTCTCGATGATGGCGATCGGTCCGGCCGGCGAGAATCAGGTCCGCTATGCCTGCATTATGAACGAGGATGACCGCGCGTCCGGACGTGGCGGTACCGGCTGCGTCATGGGGTCGAAGAACCTCAAGGCGATCGTCGTCAAGTCCAGCACGAAGATGCCCCAGCCTGCCGATCCGGAGACCTTCCAGGAGGGCCACCAGCAGGCGATGAAGGCGATCACCGAGTCCGACGTCACGGCGCCCAACGAGGGCGGCCTCTCGATGTACGGGACGAACGTTCTGATGAACATCACCGAGGAGATGGACGGCCACCCGACTAAGAACGGCCGGTATACTTCGGGGATCTCTTACAACGAAAACGAGGAGAACCGACCGAGTGATCTCGACGCCGAGAACATCAGCGGCGAGAACGTCCGGGAGAACATCCTCGTCGACGAGCCGACGTGTCACTCCTGTCCGGTCGCCTGCAAGAAGGAAGTCGAGGTCGACGTGATGCACAAGGGCGAGGAGATGAACGTCCGGATGGAGTCCTTCGAGTACGAGTCTGCCTGGGCGCTCGGCACAAACTCGGCCAACGACGACCGGGATCGGATTGCCGTGATGATCGATCGCTGTAACGACATGGGTATCGACACCATCGAGGTGGGCAATATCATGGCGATGGCGATGGATGCGACCGAAAAAGGACATCTCGACGACCTCAACGACGAGCTCGAATGGGGCGACTCGGAAACGATGATCGAGATGATCGAACGTATCGCCTCCCGGGACGACAAACTGGCGGACCTCCTCGCAGAGGGTCAGAAACGCGTGGCCGAGGAAATCGACGCCCATGACTGTCGTCTCGACGTCAAAGGCCAGTCCATCGCCGCCTACGATCCGCGCTGCATGAAAGGGATGGGTATCGGCTACGCGACGTCGAATCGCGGGGCCTGTCACCTTCGCGGCTACACGCCCGCTGCGGAGATTCTCGGTATTCCCGAGAAGGTCGACCCCTACGAGTACGAAGGCAAGGGCGAACTCACCGCGGAATTTCAAGACCTCCACGCCATCTCCGACAGCTTCGACATCTGCAAATTCAACGCCTTCGCCGAGGGGATCGAGGAGTACGTCCTCCAGTACAACGGAATGACTGGACTTGATTACAGCGAGGAGGACCTCCTCGAGTGTGGTGAACGGGTCTATAACCTTGAGCGGTACTACAACAACCTCGTTGGCTTCGACGGCGATGACGACTCCCTCCCCGAGATCTTCCTCGAGGAAGGTGAGACTCCCGGTCAGGGTGCGAGCGAGGGCGAGTACTGTGAACTCGAGAAGATGAAAGTGGAGTACTACGACCATCGCGGCTGGGTTGACGGCGTTGTCCCCGACGAGAAACTCGACGAACTCGAGATCGAGATCGGTCCCGGAACTGGCGTCAGCAGCGATGAGGGCAGTGCAGCAGTCCCATCCGACGACTGA